One genomic region from Streptomyces sp. NBC_01304 encodes:
- a CDS encoding methyltransferase has protein sequence MTATLTSETSDLSRLRTTADFVKQQDTTTLLSRLLPGLNGQDLKALAERCRFCHAALLVFPSDERTLQATLADLGLLTDAPPQPSVVVRDRLAARHRRHPAELDLSILRPSVSGHDGTRRMVEVFALTVAPGSDLEPIAAHERTHQHEAHVAFQVLQPDPLVVRGLCATFQRYGAMPDGGGYNQHEHGTVLYFTAPAHSTAEYQRIELYAPGDHRDALAAHLAASQAHQPAETLLRLLTGAWTTQALAAFAQLQVPDAMCLDQGVSAEDLARTIGATPENLATLLRYLSMLGAVSEHPSGFRLTELGALLRTHAPGSMRALALMYAGPFYQSFAKLEHTVRTGQVAFEHHFGENHFAHFARDPELAELFDQSMVSGARMFDPIPTHPVLIDAATRPLGATVVDIAGGNGELLGRILTQHPRLSGVLLERPHTIEAARPLLNAAGHTQRCVLHPGDFADVPPDAHVYILSRVLHDWDDDRCREILRHCARAMPDHADLLVIERLLPDDGSNSLATAWDLHMMCNVGGRERRADHYAKLFADAGLTLVDQSPLPLGGSVLHVRKAGTAPAET, from the coding sequence GTGACCTGTCACGCCTGCGCACGACAGCCGACTTCGTCAAACAGCAGGACACGACCACCCTGCTCTCCCGCCTGCTGCCCGGGCTGAACGGCCAAGACCTCAAGGCATTGGCAGAGCGCTGCCGGTTCTGTCATGCCGCGCTGCTCGTCTTCCCATCCGACGAAAGGACGCTGCAGGCCACACTCGCCGACTTGGGCCTCCTCACGGACGCACCGCCCCAGCCGAGCGTGGTCGTGCGCGACCGACTCGCCGCCCGCCACCGGCGCCACCCCGCGGAACTCGATCTCAGCATCCTGCGCCCCTCGGTGAGCGGCCACGACGGCACCCGGCGCATGGTCGAGGTATTCGCGCTGACCGTTGCACCCGGATCAGATCTCGAGCCGATCGCCGCCCACGAGCGCACTCACCAGCACGAGGCACACGTCGCCTTCCAAGTCCTGCAGCCAGACCCCCTGGTGGTGCGTGGCCTGTGCGCAACATTCCAGCGCTACGGCGCCATGCCCGATGGAGGCGGATACAACCAGCACGAGCACGGCACCGTGCTCTACTTCACCGCTCCCGCGCACAGCACAGCCGAATACCAGCGCATCGAGCTGTACGCCCCCGGTGACCACCGGGACGCCCTGGCCGCCCACCTCGCCGCCTCCCAAGCCCACCAGCCGGCCGAAACGCTCCTGCGTCTGCTGACCGGAGCCTGGACCACACAGGCCCTGGCGGCCTTCGCGCAACTACAGGTGCCCGATGCCATGTGTCTGGACCAAGGCGTCTCCGCCGAGGACTTGGCACGAACGATCGGTGCCACACCAGAGAATCTGGCCACACTGCTGCGCTACCTCAGCATGCTCGGCGCCGTGAGCGAGCACCCGAGCGGTTTCCGGCTCACCGAGCTCGGCGCGCTCCTGCGCACCCATGCCCCGGGATCCATGCGGGCCCTGGCCCTGATGTACGCAGGCCCCTTCTACCAATCCTTCGCCAAGCTCGAGCACACGGTGCGCACCGGCCAGGTGGCCTTCGAACACCACTTCGGCGAGAACCACTTCGCCCACTTCGCCCGCGACCCCGAACTGGCCGAACTCTTCGACCAGTCCATGGTCTCCGGCGCCCGCATGTTCGACCCGATCCCCACACACCCCGTCCTCATCGACGCAGCCACCAGGCCCCTCGGCGCCACCGTGGTCGACATCGCAGGCGGCAACGGCGAACTCCTCGGCCGCATCCTCACCCAACACCCCCGCCTGAGCGGGGTACTGCTGGAACGCCCACACACCATCGAGGCCGCCCGGCCGTTGCTCAACGCGGCAGGCCACACACAACGATGCGTCCTCCACCCCGGCGACTTCGCCGACGTACCCCCAGACGCCCACGTCTACATCCTCTCCCGCGTCCTGCACGACTGGGACGACGACCGCTGCCGCGAGATCTTGCGCCACTGCGCCCGCGCCATGCCCGACCACGCCGATCTCCTCGTCATCGAGCGACTCCTGCCCGACGACGGCTCGAACTCCCTGGCCACCGCCTGGGACTTGCACATGATGTGCAACGTCGGCGGCCGTGAACGACGCGCCGACCACTACGCAAAGCTCTTCGCCGACGCAGGCCTCACCCTCGTCGACCAGTCACCACTCCCCCTGGGCGGCAGCGTGCTACATGTCCGCAAGGCCGGGACGGCCCCGGCAGAGACATAG
- a CDS encoding DUF5362 family protein codes for MAGTNRGTATTATGAATIAASITTTAAGAMTAAMGVIGVIVGVSLVVVGILLCLTVIGAVIGIPLILAGVAMMTGSGAVAAAGLGVGGAGAAATAVDSGVTAAGIKQQDQQDNQQKP; via the coding sequence ATGGCCGGCACCAACCGAGGCACGGCCACGACCGCGACGGGCGCCGCCACCATAGCGGCCAGTATCACCACCACCGCCGCCGGAGCTATGACCGCAGCAATGGGCGTAATCGGTGTAATCGTCGGCGTATCGCTGGTCGTTGTCGGCATCCTTCTCTGCCTCACGGTCATCGGCGCGGTCATCGGCATCCCGCTGATCCTCGCGGGCGTCGCGATGATGACCGGCAGCGGTGCTGTCGCAGCCGCTGGTCTGGGCGTGGGCGGGGCTGGTGCAGCGGCTACGGCAGTCGACTCAGGCGTCACGGCCGCCGGCATCAAGCAGCAAGATCAGCAGGACAACCAGCAAAAGCCGTAG
- the istB gene encoding IS21-like element helper ATPase IstB, giving the protein MATPIRTVLGTNGDPLAEAIELTKRLKLPHIRRSLTDIIPTAKAQRWDPAEVVRVLLAEEAAGRDRANLHTRRKRAGFPTGKTFGDWHESKSSIPRPTQDALRSLEWVGRRENFCICGPSGTGKSHFTEALGQTAVEAGLTVAWFTIEDLGMLVRRHRADDSIARALAKIVRSDLIIVDDIGLLPVSEDAAEGFYRLVDAAYERRSIAVSSNLHPSGFDEIMPKTLATATVDRLLHHAHVTVTQGDSFRFTEATTGKGVKPFS; this is encoded by the coding sequence ATGGCCACCCCGATCCGCACCGTTCTCGGCACGAACGGCGACCCGCTCGCCGAGGCCATCGAGCTCACCAAGCGGCTGAAACTCCCGCACATTCGCAGGTCGTTGACCGACATCATCCCCACCGCGAAGGCGCAACGCTGGGATCCCGCCGAGGTCGTGCGCGTCCTTCTCGCCGAGGAAGCCGCCGGTCGCGACCGCGCCAATCTCCACACCCGCCGCAAGCGGGCCGGGTTCCCCACCGGCAAGACCTTCGGCGACTGGCACGAGTCCAAGTCCTCCATACCCAGGCCCACTCAGGACGCCCTGAGAAGCCTGGAATGGGTCGGACGCCGCGAGAACTTCTGCATTTGCGGGCCCTCGGGAACGGGAAAGTCGCACTTCACCGAGGCTCTCGGGCAGACCGCGGTCGAAGCCGGCCTGACCGTCGCCTGGTTCACCATCGAGGACCTGGGGATGCTGGTCCGCCGGCACCGCGCGGACGACTCCATCGCCCGGGCCCTCGCGAAGATCGTCCGCTCAGACCTGATCATCGTCGACGACATCGGCCTGCTGCCCGTCTCCGAGGATGCCGCCGAGGGCTTCTATCGACTGGTGGATGCCGCATATGAGCGTCGCTCGATCGCGGTTTCGAGCAACCTCCACCCGTCTGGATTCGACGAGATCATGCCCAAGACCCTGGCCACCGCGACCGTCGACCGGCTACTTCACCATGCCCACGTCACAGTCACTCAGGGTGACTCGTTCAGGTTCACCGAGGCCACCACCGGAAAGGGAGTGAAGCCCTTCAGCTGA
- the istA gene encoding IS21 family transposase, which translates to MKNSREIMEILEAYDLTGSYRAAAELAGCDHHTVARYVKMRAAGQNPAQHRHRTRAIDDYLPKIEELVVRSQGKVRADVVHKRITAMGFAGGERTTRRTVAEAKAQFRAGRRRIYRPWVTEPGLWLQYDFGDGPVIKGRKTTLFCAWLAWSRFRVVIPIWDKTLPTVTAALDATFRRLGGVPAYVLTDNEKTVTTDHVAGIAVRNPEIVEVARHYGTTIRTCLPADPETKGGSESTVKIAKADLVPRDVNLREQYKTFGELEAACRQFCEEVNSRTHKATRRKPVERLAEEQQRLHPLPRRPFTAAFGTTRRVTWESTISVEAVRYSVPHDLIDSRVWARFHGDELIVTAVDEHGSAREVARHPRGQAGSPVLDDAHYPPREDKEGDRTPKATSAEETAFLQLGPGAASWLIEAGATGVRRIKAKMAEAVALSKLYSIADVDRALGTAAVTARFADKDLLSILDYQAVHGLAEPVRRSETHSLQPGTSAWSALGAPAPSTPDLAEYDESDHL; encoded by the coding sequence GTGAAGAACAGCAGGGAGATCATGGAAATCCTTGAGGCTTACGACCTCACGGGGAGTTACCGCGCCGCGGCCGAGTTGGCGGGGTGCGACCACCACACGGTGGCCCGTTATGTGAAGATGCGGGCCGCCGGGCAGAACCCCGCCCAGCACCGCCACCGGACGCGAGCGATCGACGACTATCTGCCGAAGATCGAGGAACTGGTGGTCCGTTCGCAGGGCAAGGTCCGTGCGGATGTGGTCCATAAGCGGATCACCGCGATGGGTTTCGCGGGCGGGGAACGCACCACCCGTCGCACGGTCGCCGAGGCGAAAGCCCAGTTCAGGGCCGGTCGGCGGCGGATCTACCGGCCGTGGGTGACCGAGCCGGGGCTCTGGCTTCAGTATGACTTCGGCGACGGCCCGGTGATCAAGGGCCGCAAGACCACGCTGTTCTGCGCATGGCTGGCCTGGTCCCGTTTTCGGGTGGTCATTCCGATCTGGGACAAGACGCTGCCGACGGTCACCGCGGCTCTGGACGCCACTTTCCGCAGGCTCGGCGGGGTTCCGGCCTACGTTCTGACGGACAACGAGAAGACGGTCACCACCGATCACGTTGCCGGGATCGCGGTCCGCAATCCCGAGATTGTCGAGGTCGCCCGGCACTACGGCACGACGATCAGAACGTGTCTGCCGGCGGACCCGGAAACCAAGGGTGGCTCCGAGTCCACGGTGAAGATCGCGAAGGCCGATCTGGTGCCCCGGGACGTCAATCTGCGCGAGCAATACAAGACGTTCGGAGAGCTGGAAGCCGCCTGCCGGCAGTTCTGCGAAGAGGTCAACTCCCGCACCCACAAAGCGACTCGACGCAAACCGGTCGAGCGGCTCGCGGAGGAACAACAGCGTCTGCATCCGCTGCCGAGGCGGCCGTTCACCGCCGCGTTCGGCACCACCCGCCGGGTGACCTGGGAGTCGACAATCTCGGTCGAAGCGGTCCGCTACTCGGTCCCGCACGACCTGATCGACAGCCGAGTTTGGGCCCGCTTCCACGGCGACGAACTGATCGTCACCGCCGTCGACGAGCACGGCTCGGCCCGCGAGGTTGCCCGGCATCCGCGCGGCCAAGCGGGCTCGCCGGTCCTGGACGACGCCCACTATCCGCCGCGCGAAGACAAGGAAGGCGACCGCACCCCGAAGGCCACCTCCGCCGAGGAGACCGCGTTCCTCCAGCTCGGCCCGGGTGCTGCCAGCTGGCTCATCGAGGCCGGGGCGACCGGGGTTCGCCGGATCAAGGCGAAGATGGCCGAGGCCGTCGCACTCTCAAAGCTCTACTCGATAGCGGACGTTGACCGCGCCCTCGGCACGGCCGCGGTCACTGCCCGCTTCGCGGACAAGGACCTTCTCTCGATCCTCGACTACCAGGCTGTTCACGGCCTGGCCGAGCCGGTCCGCCGCAGCGAAACCCACTCGCTGCAGCCCGGCACCTCCGCCTGGTCCGCCCTCGGCGCCCCCGCACCGAGCACCCCTGATCTTGCCGAGTACGACGAAAGCGACCACCTCTGA
- a CDS encoding MFS transporter, which produces MQDGKRLPRAVRLLIVARAVNRLGAFSLSFLTVLITTSFGASSAVAGGVSAAFGLATIPSRLAGGRLADRIGRRRTIVLGLTGCAVAQLGLATAGSLTLVICCAVLLGLVFELYEPPSQAMIADVVAPSEHVHAYGLLNAALAAAGMGAGLVAAGLGRWDLRWLFVVDALTCLLCALIVHLVLPADHRTTVMSAPHQATAVTPWRDRGLLLMLATGTLFAVIYLQIMITLPLALDHEGLWPADAGLLFTASALTISAGQPLLRFRRLATLSTPAAFAAGYALLGLGMAGYALAHNLVAYLAATVVWSVGDLLLVGRVYAVVAGLAPPGGKGRYLAVYGTSWGVAGIAAPVIGTQLIEHAGPAGLWSTIDGGHEKVPIGGHLRPH; this is translated from the coding sequence ATGCAGGACGGCAAGCGACTGCCGCGTGCGGTACGGCTGCTGATCGTGGCACGGGCGGTCAACCGGCTCGGCGCGTTCTCCCTCTCGTTCCTCACTGTGCTCATCACGACCAGCTTCGGCGCCAGCAGCGCCGTCGCCGGAGGCGTCAGCGCCGCTTTCGGCCTCGCCACGATCCCCTCACGCCTGGCCGGCGGACGCCTGGCCGACCGGATCGGTCGGCGCCGCACGATCGTGCTGGGCCTGACCGGGTGCGCGGTGGCGCAGCTGGGGCTCGCTACAGCCGGCAGCCTGACACTGGTCATCTGCTGCGCCGTTCTGCTCGGCCTGGTCTTCGAGCTCTACGAACCACCGAGCCAGGCCATGATCGCCGACGTGGTGGCGCCCAGCGAACACGTGCACGCCTACGGCCTGTTGAACGCGGCCCTGGCCGCGGCGGGCATGGGCGCCGGACTTGTCGCGGCAGGGCTGGGTCGCTGGGATCTGCGGTGGCTGTTCGTCGTCGATGCCCTCACGTGCCTGCTCTGCGCACTCATCGTGCACCTGGTGCTGCCCGCCGACCACCGCACCACCGTGATGTCCGCACCCCATCAGGCAACTGCCGTCACTCCGTGGCGTGATCGCGGTCTTCTGCTGATGCTCGCCACAGGGACGCTGTTCGCCGTGATCTATCTCCAGATCATGATCACACTGCCGCTCGCCCTGGACCATGAAGGACTCTGGCCGGCCGACGCAGGACTGCTGTTCACCGCCTCCGCACTCACCATCAGCGCAGGCCAACCACTCCTGCGCTTCAGGCGACTCGCCACGCTCTCCACACCAGCCGCCTTCGCCGCCGGGTACGCACTGTTGGGGCTGGGGATGGCCGGGTACGCGCTCGCCCACAACCTTGTCGCCTACCTGGCGGCAACCGTCGTATGGAGCGTGGGCGATCTGCTCCTGGTCGGCAGGGTGTACGCGGTCGTCGCCGGCCTGGCCCCGCCCGGCGGAAAGGGACGCTACCTGGCCGTCTACGGCACCAGCTGGGGCGTCGCGGGAATCGCAGCCCCGGTGATCGGCACACAACTCATCGAACATGCCGGACCAGCTGGACTGTGGAGCACCATTGACGGCGGCCATGAAAAGGTCCCCATAGGCGGCCATTTAAGGCCCCACTGA
- a CDS encoding CGNR zinc finger domain-containing protein: MFDGHVLTLLDAAVSLVNALTDGSRQGRPYTAPRDDQLPQAVHEALPLAADRAGVETAHAAYLVDTAQQLRAVFDAVDDGRTGDAAELVNVLLRSTGARPQLDRVDDEPWQVHFHGSEDTLALGWSAGCATALALAIGSNLAGRLGVCTAPQCDRVYVDNSRNAVRHFCSNACRSRVKAAAFRARKNSPT, encoded by the coding sequence ATGTTCGATGGTCACGTGCTGACGCTGCTCGATGCAGCTGTCTCTCTCGTGAACGCGCTGACCGACGGCTCCCGGCAAGGCCGCCCCTACACCGCCCCACGTGATGATCAGCTCCCGCAGGCCGTCCACGAAGCACTGCCGCTCGCAGCCGACCGTGCAGGAGTCGAGACGGCGCACGCGGCCTACCTCGTGGACACCGCACAGCAGTTGAGGGCGGTGTTCGACGCCGTCGACGATGGCCGCACCGGCGACGCGGCAGAACTTGTGAACGTCCTGCTCCGCAGCACTGGAGCCCGCCCCCAACTCGACCGCGTCGACGACGAACCCTGGCAAGTCCACTTCCACGGCAGCGAGGACACCCTCGCCCTGGGATGGAGTGCCGGATGCGCGACCGCCCTCGCCCTGGCCATCGGCAGTAACCTCGCCGGCCGCCTCGGCGTCTGCACAGCACCGCAATGCGACCGCGTCTACGTCGACAACTCCCGTAACGCTGTCCGCCACTTCTGCTCCAACGCCTGCCGCAGCCGAGTCAAAGCCGCAGCCTTCCGCGCACGCAAGAACTCACCGACGTGA
- a CDS encoding GNAT family N-acetyltransferase → MPHGDLPVRPACMWDGPALTALERAGWSWLSEVAPQRTEGAAVFDEQCRAEGFPVAELASEAVGYIRQVPATPPASNQHVRQIRGLQVSNDLRGHGVGKTLVEAACAAARVQGARRMSLRVLGHNVPARRLSERCGFRIEGVQPGEFLLGDSSTP, encoded by the coding sequence ATGCCACATGGCGATCTGCCGGTCCGCCCCGCCTGCATGTGGGACGGCCCGGCGTTGACCGCGCTCGAACGCGCCGGCTGGTCCTGGCTGAGCGAGGTCGCGCCGCAGCGGACCGAGGGCGCGGCGGTGTTCGACGAGCAGTGCCGGGCGGAGGGCTTCCCGGTGGCCGAACTCGCCAGCGAGGCAGTCGGCTACATCCGCCAGGTGCCGGCAACCCCGCCGGCCAGTAACCAGCACGTCCGCCAGATCCGCGGCCTGCAGGTCTCCAACGACCTTCGCGGCCACGGCGTCGGGAAAACCTTGGTCGAGGCCGCCTGTGCGGCCGCCCGGGTTCAGGGCGCCCGCCGGATGTCGCTGCGGGTGCTCGGCCACAATGTCCCGGCGCGTCGGTTGTCCGAGCGGTGCGGGTTCCGGATCGAGGGCGTCCAGCCGGGGGAATTCCTGCTCGGTGACTCCTCCACTCCCTGA
- a CDS encoding VOC family protein gives MMSIKKFQVTFDCAEPERLARFWCEVLGYVVPPPPEGFATWDEFDRALPTERQGSDFACIDPSGVGPRLYFQRVPEGKVVKNRLHLDVRVGTGLVGEERLATLEAECARLVALGAVRERLLAADGVDESTLVMQDIEGNEFCLD, from the coding sequence ATGATGTCGATCAAGAAGTTCCAAGTCACCTTCGACTGCGCGGAACCTGAGCGCCTCGCTCGATTCTGGTGCGAGGTGTTGGGGTACGTCGTTCCGCCGCCTCCGGAGGGGTTTGCCACCTGGGACGAATTCGATCGCGCGCTGCCGACGGAGCGTCAGGGCTCGGACTTCGCATGCATCGATCCCTCAGGTGTGGGCCCGCGGCTGTACTTCCAGCGCGTTCCCGAAGGCAAGGTCGTCAAGAACCGGCTGCACCTTGATGTGCGGGTCGGCACCGGGCTCGTGGGTGAAGAGCGCCTCGCCACACTCGAGGCCGAATGCGCGCGACTGGTCGCGCTCGGCGCGGTACGCGAGCGGCTCCTGGCTGCCGACGGCGTAGACGAGTCGACCCTCGTGATGCAGGACATCGAGGGCAACGAGTTCTGCCTCGACTGA
- a CDS encoding DUF1330 domain-containing protein produces the protein MAKGYWVSVYRTIADPEKVAAYDKLAGPAVRAAGGRLLSVGGRVVTHDAGIAERTILIEFDSFEQAVAARASAAYQEALAVLADGVERDFRIIEGLD, from the coding sequence GTGGCCAAGGGCTACTGGGTCAGCGTCTACCGCACCATTGCGGACCCCGAGAAGGTGGCTGCCTACGACAAGCTGGCCGGTCCAGCCGTCAGGGCCGCGGGTGGGCGGCTGCTCTCCGTCGGCGGCCGGGTCGTCACACACGATGCCGGAATCGCCGAGCGCACCATCCTGATCGAGTTCGACAGCTTCGAACAGGCGGTCGCCGCACGCGCGAGTGCGGCCTACCAGGAGGCACTGGCCGTACTTGCTGACGGCGTCGAGCGCGACTTCCGCATCATCGAAGGCCTCGACTGA
- a CDS encoding DUF6332 family protein produces MTPRRRSQVERDEATVEIGFALASACFLGAVALAALCLCLHSASRRRSRWCWSRCVDPRRSCPLAS; encoded by the coding sequence ATGACACCGAGACGACGAAGCCAAGTCGAGCGCGATGAGGCCACGGTCGAAATCGGCTTCGCCCTGGCCAGCGCATGCTTTCTCGGCGCCGTCGCACTCGCAGCCCTATGTCTTTGTCTTCATAGTGCCTCCCGCCGCCGGAGCCGCTGGTGCTGGAGTCGTTGCGTGGATCCGCGTCGCTCCTGTCCTCTGGCGTCATGA
- a CDS encoding tetratricopeptide repeat protein — MTTDVTPELAEAIQRGYDQRDRANMAPTIAYFQALLAEHPDHPVLVYEVGGAYDTAGLEEAARGYYERALTLGLDGDILRRCLCQYSSTLRWLGELDKSLQVLDRARREFPDSDSVRVFRALTLNDAQRSDEAVAELLTVVTGHAEATDLGRWAVGLSGLAQWLADGRPA, encoded by the coding sequence GTGACGACCGACGTGACACCCGAACTGGCCGAGGCGATCCAACGCGGCTACGACCAGCGCGACCGGGCGAACATGGCGCCGACGATCGCCTACTTCCAGGCGCTGCTGGCCGAACACCCTGACCACCCAGTCCTCGTGTACGAGGTGGGTGGCGCCTACGACACCGCAGGTCTGGAAGAGGCCGCCCGCGGCTACTACGAGCGGGCGCTCACCCTCGGCCTCGACGGTGACATCCTGCGCCGGTGCCTGTGCCAGTACTCCAGCACCCTGAGGTGGCTGGGCGAGCTGGACAAGTCGCTCCAGGTTCTCGACCGCGCGCGCAGGGAGTTCCCCGACTCCGACTCCGTACGTGTTTTCCGCGCTCTGACCCTCAACGACGCGCAGCGGTCAGACGAGGCGGTGGCCGAGTTGCTCACCGTCGTCACCGGGCACGCCGAGGCCACCGACCTAGGGCGGTGGGCGGTCGGGCTGAGCGGCCTGGCCCAGTGGCTCGCCGACGGCCGCCCCGCGTAG
- a CDS encoding DUF3291 domain-containing protein: protein MPTLRWTTPNSPEGHETALIMASRFEVRNLKDVPRFFLNSLAAWRQVRIAPGCFGASLVARPFRRTFQTLSAWESREQLMTFVQEEPHRSIMKAMRSTMSDSTFVFWDASVADLPISWAEAERRLDETATTEPQER from the coding sequence ATGCCCACCTTGCGCTGGACCACCCCCAACTCTCCCGAAGGCCACGAAACCGCGCTGATCATGGCGTCGCGATTCGAGGTCCGAAACCTTAAGGACGTGCCGCGGTTCTTCCTCAACTCGCTCGCGGCATGGCGCCAGGTCCGAATAGCCCCAGGCTGCTTCGGAGCCTCGCTCGTCGCCCGGCCCTTCAGACGGACGTTCCAGACACTGTCCGCATGGGAGAGCCGTGAGCAGCTCATGACGTTCGTTCAGGAGGAGCCGCACCGCTCCATCATGAAGGCGATGCGCTCCACGATGAGCGATTCCACATTCGTGTTCTGGGACGCCTCCGTCGCGGATCTCCCGATCAGCTGGGCCGAGGCCGAACGACGACTCGACGAAACGGCGACCACGGAACCTCAGGAGCGCTGA
- a CDS encoding MarR family winged helix-turn-helix transcriptional regulator, translating to MERDAVDLIVEQWAHVRPDLDASPVNVLGRLSRVTRIVEREFQALFSEFGLQMGEFDVLGTLVRAGAPGGMTAGELTRHSMKTAGAITNRLDRLVAKGYVTRDLDPANRRSVIVALTPAGRELIDRVIGAHFDNSRRILAALDPHQQGDLATTLRTLLISLGDQAKDTSEATPAGDA from the coding sequence GTGGAGCGTGACGCCGTCGACCTCATCGTGGAACAGTGGGCACACGTCCGCCCCGACCTCGATGCGTCCCCCGTGAACGTTCTCGGCCGCCTGTCGCGGGTGACCCGCATCGTCGAGCGCGAGTTCCAAGCGCTCTTCAGTGAATTCGGGCTGCAGATGGGCGAATTCGACGTCCTCGGGACTCTCGTCCGCGCCGGTGCGCCCGGCGGCATGACCGCGGGCGAACTGACCCGCCACTCGATGAAGACAGCAGGTGCCATCACCAACCGCCTGGACCGGCTCGTCGCCAAGGGCTACGTCACACGCGACCTCGACCCCGCCAACCGGCGTTCGGTCATCGTCGCCCTCACCCCCGCCGGCCGCGAGCTCATCGACCGCGTCATCGGCGCCCACTTCGACAACTCACGGCGCATCCTCGCCGCCCTCGACCCGCACCAGCAAGGCGACCTCGCAACTACCCTGCGCACTCTGCTGATCAGCCTTGGTGATCAGGCGAAGGACACGAGCGAGGCCACCCCGGCGGGCGACGCTTGA
- a CDS encoding NADP-dependent oxidoreductase, with the protein MRVIRQQSLGGPDVLEVAEADRPRPAPGEVLVRVCATGINPADWKVRAGHVQWFGEPPFVLGHEFSGVVDESGEGVGRFRHGDEVFGWATPPRGSHADYVLVPETSIAAKPATLDHVHAAALGIAGLTAYQTLVNIAQVQPGQRVLVHAAAGGVGHFAVQIAKARGAYVIGTARTAKHAFLRELGADELIDYTTADFTSLRDVDVVIDTISKDYGPRSLRTLKPGGILIDVVGVGVDRTNVTELAQANGVRFLEYYLEPTPADLAGFAELVDRCGVRPSVAQTLPLTEAAKAHELSESGRVRGKIVLVP; encoded by the coding sequence ATGCGAGTAATCAGACAGCAGTCTTTGGGCGGACCGGACGTTCTCGAAGTTGCGGAGGCGGACCGGCCCCGCCCCGCGCCGGGTGAGGTCCTCGTGCGCGTGTGTGCCACGGGGATCAACCCGGCGGACTGGAAGGTCAGAGCGGGGCACGTGCAGTGGTTCGGAGAGCCGCCCTTCGTCCTGGGACACGAGTTCAGCGGAGTGGTTGACGAGAGCGGTGAAGGAGTAGGCCGCTTCCGGCACGGCGACGAGGTGTTCGGTTGGGCAACCCCGCCGCGCGGCAGCCACGCCGACTACGTGCTCGTACCCGAGACCTCCATCGCCGCCAAACCCGCCACCCTCGACCACGTACATGCGGCGGCACTGGGCATCGCGGGCCTGACTGCCTACCAGACCTTGGTGAATATCGCCCAAGTACAGCCCGGACAGCGCGTTCTGGTGCACGCAGCAGCCGGCGGCGTGGGGCATTTCGCCGTCCAGATCGCCAAGGCGCGCGGAGCGTACGTGATCGGCACGGCGCGGACGGCCAAGCACGCCTTCTTGCGCGAGCTCGGCGCGGACGAACTCATCGACTACACGACTGCCGACTTTACGAGCCTGCGTGACGTGGACGTGGTGATCGACACGATCAGCAAGGACTACGGGCCAAGATCGCTGCGTACGCTCAAGCCCGGCGGCATCCTCATAGACGTCGTGGGCGTCGGCGTCGACCGGACGAACGTGACCGAGCTGGCGCAGGCGAACGGCGTGCGGTTCCTCGAGTACTACCTCGAACCTACCCCGGCCGACTTGGCCGGTTTCGCCGAACTCGTGGACCGCTGCGGGGTACGCCCGTCCGTAGCGCAGACGCTGCCCCTGACCGAGGCAGCCAAGGCCCACGAGCTGAGTGAGAGCGGCCGAGTGCGCGGCAAGATCGTACTTGTGCCCTGA